The Chionomys nivalis chromosome 20, mChiNiv1.1, whole genome shotgun sequence genome includes a region encoding these proteins:
- the Got1l1 gene encoding putative aspartate aminotransferase, cytoplasmic 2: MTSLSVFSDIPPAQKLEGSLLKFYKQDNYSSKMFLAYRVCMTDEGHPWVSLVVHKTRLKITQDPSLNYEYLPLLGMKSFIQAALELLFGKHSQAIAEKRVGGVHTVGDSGAFQLGAQFLRTWRKNLKNVCIVSCQKEQYGLIFQDMGFTVYEYTIWNPKDLCSDPILFFDVMEHIPADSILVIGNIIDCRLTQNQWTKLMSIIKSKRLFPFFDIPCQGLSTGDLEEDTRLLQYFVSLGFEFFCSQSLSKNFGIYDEGVGILAVAALSNQDLLCVLSQLMNYVGALWGNPPATGARIITSILCNPALFGEWKYSLKGVVENIMLVKEKVKEKLRLLGTPGSWNHITKQSGTHGYLGLNYPQVEFLTKKKHIYIPRSSRINFTCINARNIDYITQSIHEAVVLTEG, encoded by the exons TCTGCATGACCGATGAAGGCCATCCCTGGGTTTCCCTTGTGGTACACAAGACTCGCCTGAAGATCACCCAGGACCCCTCTCTGAACTATGAGTACCTGCCCCTGCTGGGCATGAAATCATTCATCCAAGCCGCCTTGGAACTCCTCTTTGGAAAGCACAGCCAAGCCATTGCCGAGAAAAGG GTAGGGGGTGTGCACACTGTTGGTGACAGTGGGGCCTTCCAGCTTGGGGCCCAGTTTCTCAGGACGTGGCgtaagaatttgaaaaacgtCTGTATCGTCTCGTGCCAAAAGG AACAGTACGGACTCATCTTCCAGGACATGGGTTTTACAGTCTATGAATACACCATCTGGAACCCCAAGGACCTGTGCTCAGACCCCATCTTATTCTTCGACGTGATGGAG CATATCCCAGCTGACAGTATCCTTGTGATTGGGAACATCATTGACTGCAGACTCACACAAAATCAGTGGACAAAGCTGATGTCCATCATTAAG agCAAGCGCCTCTTCCCATTCTTCGACATTCCCTGCCAGGGTCTGTCCACTGGCGACCTGGAAGAAGACACCAGGCTCTTACAGTACTTTGTGTCTCTGGGGTTTGAGTTCTTCTGCAGCCAGTCTCTGTCTAAGAATTTTGGCATTTATG ATGAAGGAGTTGGAATTCTAGCCGTGGCGGCCCTCAGCAACCAGGATCTGCTGTGTGTCCTCTCCCAGCTGATGAACTACGTCGGGGCCCTATGGGGAAACCCTCCCGCCACGGGCGCCCGGATAATCACGTCCATCCTCTGCAACCCTGCTCTGTTTGGAGAATG GAAATACAGTCTGAAAGGTGTCGTGGAGAACATCATGTTGGTCAAGGAGAAGGTGAAGGAGAAGCTCCGACTCCTGGGGACCCCTGGGTCCTGGAATCACATCACCAAACAGAGTGGGACCCACGGTTATCTAGGGCTCAACT ACCCACAGGTGGAGTTCTTGACCAAGAAGAAGCACATCTACATCCCCAGGAGCAGCCGTATCAACTTCACCTGCATCAACGCCAGGAACATAGACTACATCACGCAGAGCATTCACGAGGCTGTGGTGCTCACCGAGGGCTGA